CAGATCATCATCAAAAACAATGCCAGTTGTTCGCTTAGCAACAGCTAAGGCTCTTTCAGCCTGCTCAAATGATTGATAAACATAACTTGCTGAGACAACATGACCAATTCCGATTGAAATAGATTGGTTATATTTTTCTTTGAAAAATGTTTTTAGTTGTTGAGTGTAATAAAGGATTTTTTCTTTTTTTTCTTTTCCTGTTACTCCATGTAATAAAATAAATCGTTCATTGCCCCATCGTACAAAGACATCCTTGCTGTCCGTCATAAATGTCTGCATGACATCCTGCCAGACATTTCGCTGGATTAAGTTTTCATTATCATGCAAATAATGACCCATAATTACTTGTCTATCGATACTTAAATCCACCCCAAGTAATTCTGCTTGATCTTTAAAAGCTTTTGACCATTCTTTTTGTTGAATCCAATCAAAAACAAAAGCTTCAAGTGTGCGTGACTGCCATTCTATTTGTTCTGAATAGTAACTTTCTTTAATGAGTAACTCTGTCATTTTTCTTAGAACTTCACCATACTGTGAAACTTTTTTCGGATTTCCTGTAATTCCTATTACACCGACAATTTGTTGCTGAAAGAAAACAGGTAAATTGATACCAGCCTTAACGCCCTTTAAAATACTTTGATCTTTTTCTGTTATAATCACTTTATTTCGTTCACGATAAGAGGCAAGGGCCCCCTCATGAAATGAACCGATTCTGCTTTCATCAGTACTAGCAATAATAATGCCATTTATATCAACAACTATTAAATCTTCATCTAGTAACCTTCTTACTTCTGAAATTATGTTTTTGGCTAATGAAGGTCGTAACATTGTTCACTCTCCATATCTATTAAATATTGCTTTTTAATAATAAAAAACGATATATAGGTGTGTCCTATATATCGTTTTTATTTATTTTTTTTCTACGCCGTGAATGACTTCGGACTTTTTGCATCTTTTGTACGTTTTCCTTTATTTGAGA
This genomic stretch from Metabacillus sp. B2-18 harbors:
- a CDS encoding CdaR family transcriptional regulator yields the protein MLRPSLAKNIISEVRRLLDEDLIVVDINGIIIASTDESRIGSFHEGALASYRERNKVIITEKDQSILKGVKAGINLPVFFQQQIVGVIGITGNPKKVSQYGEVLRKMTELLIKESYYSEQIEWQSRTLEAFVFDWIQQKEWSKAFKDQAELLGVDLSIDRQVIMGHYLHDNENLIQRNVWQDVMQTFMTDSKDVFVRWGNERFILLHGVTGKEKKEKILYYTQQLKTFFKEKYNQSISIGIGHVVSASYVYQSFEQAERALAVAKRTTGIVFDDDLRLEMCIQDIKEQTRIEFVNRTIGTIVEDSELLDTLKTFIVKNQSFKNTADELHIHINTLHYRLKRIEQITNLNPRDFHDMTTLYLATIFLDNHPKISFENV